The Microbacterium sp. SORGH_AS_0862 region GGTGCCGTAGATGCGCTGCAGTTGCGGGTTCTTCTCGCTGCCGCGCCAGTACGCGCCGGCGATGCGCTGCAGATCCCAGCCGTTGCCGATGACGCGCGTGCTCGACACGTGCGGCCCGCGGCAGAGGTCCTTCCAGACCGTCTCGCCGTCGCGGTTCACGTTGTCGTAGATCGTGAGCTCGCCCGCGCCGACCTCTACCGACGCTCCCTCGGCCGCTTCCTTCTTGCCGCCCTTCAGACCGATCAACTCGAGTTTGAAGGGCTCGTCGGCCAGTTCCGCGCGCGCCTCGTCATCGGTCACGACCCGACGCACGAAGCGCTGGTTCTCGCGGACGATCCGCTCCATCTCCTTCTTGATGGCCTTGACGTCCTCCGGCGTGAAAGGCGTGTCGGTGCCGAAGTCGTAGTAGAAGCCGTCGGTGACCGGCGGGCCGATGCCGAGGTTCGTCTGCGGCTTGATGCGCTGCACCGCCTGTGCGAGCACGTGCGCGGTGGAGTGCCGAAGGATGGCCAGGCCGTCCTCGGAAGAGATCGTGACCGGCTCGACGACGTCGGTCTCGGCGACCGTCGTCGCCAGGTCCTTCAGTTCGCCGTTCACGCGCAACGCGATGACGGAGCGGTCGGGGAAGAGGGCGAATCCGTCTGCGGGGTAGGCGACGGCTGCCGGGGTCAGATCAGTCAAAGGACGCTCCTGGAGTGGGTCTCAATCGATCCTATCGAGCTTGCGAGGCGGCAAGATGGTGTCGTGAAGCTGGCCCTCATCGGCGGCGCGCTGCTGCTGGTCGGCATCGCCGCGGTCCTTTTCGGCGTCCTCCCCCCGGATGCGGCCGTCGCGGTGACCGAACGCATCGTGCCGGTTCTCGGCTTCGTCACCGCGATCACCGTCGTCGCCGAGCTCGCGACCCGCATCGGGCTGTTCGATGTGCTGGGTGCTTTTCTCGCCCGCCTCTCGCGCGGTCGCACGATCGTCCTCTGGCTGCTTGTGGTGGCTCTCGCGCTCGTGTCCACCGCCTTCCTCTCGCTCGACACCACCGCGGTGCTGCTGACACCCGTCGTCGTCGCTGTCGCCAGAGCGAACGGACTTCCCCCACTGCCGTTCGCGTTCGCGACGGTGTGGCTGGCGAACACGGCGTCGCTGTTCCTGCCGGTCTCCAATCTCACCAACCTGCTCGCCGCCCACAACCTCGAGGGAGGCACGGCAGCGTTCGTCGGTCTCCTGGGACCGTCGGCGCTGATCGCCGTGATCGTCACCGTGCTCCTGCTGTGGCTACGCGATCGCCGGCGACTGCGGGGACGTTTCACCCCCGCCAGATCGCCGCAGATCGCCGACAAGGCGCTGCTGATCGCCGCCGGGGTGATCGTCGCGGTCATGCTGCCGTTGCTGGTCTCCGGCCTCGAGCCGTGGATCCCGGCGACGGCCGCGGCCGTCGTGCTCGTCGGGTTCGTCTCGTGGCGCTCGCCCCGGCTGCTGTCGCTGCGGCTCATCCCGTGGCAACTGCTCGTGTTCGCGAGCGGTCTGCTGTTGGTCGCCTCGGCGGCGGATGCGGCGGGCCTCCTCGATTCCGTGTCGGCCGTCCTCAACTCCTCGGACCAGCCCTGGACGGTGTTCGCGGTGGCCGGTGCGGGCACCGTCGGCGCGAACGTCATCAACAACCTGCCCGCCTACCTGGCTCTCGAACCGGCGGTCGCGGCATCCCCTGTTCATCTTGCGGCCCTCCTCATCGGCGTCAACGCCGGTCCGCTCATCACGCCGTGGGCGTCGCTGGCGACGCTGCTGTGGCACGAGAGGCTGCAGTCGGAGGGCATCGAGGTGTCGTGGGGACGATTCATCCTCTGGGGT contains the following coding sequences:
- a CDS encoding SLC13 family permease, whose amino-acid sequence is MKLALIGGALLLVGIAAVLFGVLPPDAAVAVTERIVPVLGFVTAITVVAELATRIGLFDVLGAFLARLSRGRTIVLWLLVVALALVSTAFLSLDTTAVLLTPVVVAVARANGLPPLPFAFATVWLANTASLFLPVSNLTNLLAAHNLEGGTAAFVGLLGPSALIAVIVTVLLLWLRDRRRLRGRFTPARSPQIADKALLIAAGVIVAVMLPLLVSGLEPWIPATAAAVVLVGFVSWRSPRLLSLRLIPWQLLVFASGLLLVASAADAAGLLDSVSAVLNSSDQPWTVFAVAGAGTVGANVINNLPAYLALEPAVAASPVHLAALLIGVNAGPLITPWASLATLLWHERLQSEGIEVSWGRFILWGALAAPLIVGLAALPLLWMR